TTGATGGAAGAGGCCGCAGCCAGGGAGTTCACAATAGAATAAATCGGGATATATTCCTTTACTTCCAGGGTGTTATTAAGAAATGCGGAATCAAAATTAATGTAACAGATGTTTTCATTGACCGACACATTGAGAAGCTTTGTATCCTTTGGCAGAGTCGGGTTCATCCCCGGCCTTCCCGGACCGGCAATCAGCTGTTCGATGACCAGCTTTTCCAGGGAAGTGTTTACGTTATGCACCACTTCTCTTGTCTCCTTAACCAGCTTCTCACCGGTATCATCAGAGAAATACAGGGGCAGCTCCGTCTTCTCATAGGAATTGACGTTACTGATGTTGTCAATGAAATCGGAATTTGCCATAGGGCCTACCGGACTTCCCGAGCTGTCCATCAGAGGCTGTTCCGCTGTATACACAGCAACATAATCCACCCCTTTTACCTGGGTCAGTGTCCTTACCAGGGAAGACCTGCATAAAATCTCTCTGGTTGCATTCATCATGGCATAATTGTTATCAAAATACAGATAAAGAACCGTGTCCTCCAGCTTATACCGCTCAAAGCCCACCTTATCCGGAACCGCGGCCTGACGGTCCAGATCCTTTGGCACCGTCCGAAGCTGTTCCATCAGATTCCTGATCCTCCAGTCCGTCACATCTTCCAAGTCCCCTTCCGGCTTCTGCGGCATGTGATACTCCTGTGGTTCCATCTTTGTCATGGCAGAATTGAGATAATAAATCTGGTAAACATCACCGGCGTTTTCTGTTCCCTTTGCTTTTCTTCCGTGACAGCCGGTCAGGCACAGAGAGCACGCCAGAAGAAGGAAAACACACCGCTTTACCGGGTGAAAAAGTATGCCTGAAAGGCGTTTCATCTAATAGCCTCCTGTTTCTAAGAAATATAAGTGAGTGGAATCCGCACGGTAAATGTGGCTCCCTCGCCCTCTTTGCTCTGAAGCTTCAGCGCTCCCTGGTGCATCAGCACAATTTTTTTTGTAATGGAAAGGCCAAGGCCTGTGCCTCCTGTTTCTCTGGATCTGGCCTTATCTACCCGGTAGAACCGTTCAAACACATGCTCCTGAAACTCTTCCGAAATCCCGATTCCGGAATCCGCCACCTTTACGTAAAAAAACTTATGATCCGCATCAAGGGTAACCCGTACCCAGCCGCCTTCCACATTGTATTTGATGGCATTCTCCACCAGATTGCTTAAGGCCAGGGACAGCTTCATCTCATCTACATCGGCAATGACCTCCCTGATGCTTTCAAAGGTAAGCTCCACATTGCGTTTTCCGGCAATGGGGCGCAGCCTTTTTAAGATCAGCTCCATCAATCCGTTGATATTCACCTGGGCAATGTTTAAATTTCCCCCGGCAGTCTTGTCCATGCGGACCAGAGACAGCAGGTCATCAATGATCTTGTTTTCCCGCTCGATTTCATCAGAGATATCACTTAAAAATTCCCGGTAAAGCTCCGCCGGAACGTCTTCCATCCCCATGAGGGAATCAGCCAGAACCCGAATGGATGTGATCGGGGTTTTCAGCTCATGGGAAACATTTGATACGAATTCTTCCCTGGACTGGTCCACCGCCTTAAGCTTCTTTAACGTCAGGTTAATGGTTTCCGTAATCTGCAGGGTTTCCTTATAAGCATAAGGACTGATATTTTCGTCCAGATTTCCCTCTGCCGCCCGGTTTAATCTCCGCTGCAGTTCCCGGAAAGGCTTCGTCAGAAGCTTGGCAAGAAGAAACACAAATATGGCCAGAACGGAAAAGATCATAAGCTGAAGAAAAGCTCCCTTTTCCGACATAGTGGATACCCGGTTCAGCAGATCCTCCGTGGATGCCGTTACAATCATGACCCCGGCAATTTCCTTTTCCTGGCTGTTGGAATAAATGGGAATCGTCAGAGCTGAATAATGTTTTTCAAAATTATATTTGCTGCCATTTTCTCCGTCAAAGCAGCGGATGACCTCTTCAGATACATTGAGCTTACCCGTAGAAAGGGAAAAAGTGTCGCTGATGATCCTGAAATTCCGGTTCACCACCACGATCCGTCCATTGAACATATCTGCCTTTACGGACATTTCATTGTCCAGCAGAGGATCCCTTGGCTCCATGGTCAAGTATCCGATTCTTGTCATTTTGTTGCTTAATATCCAGCACTGGTTTTGGATATCCTGCATTCTGGACTCAATGAGATTCTGCCGGTAAGTACCCAGCATGACCAAATTCTGGATAAATACCGGTATGGTTCCGACCACCAGAAGGGCAATGATTAGAGTGACCCGCAGGCTTATGGCATGTTTCTGATTAAAAAGCCTTATCTGGAACATGACCCTGCACCTCCAACTTTATTCCTGTCATACATCCAGCCTTTTCGTACAAGCGATTGCCAGCGCTCCCGGCCCTATGTGGCAGGACACGCTTAAAGAAAGATTGTCCACGTAGATTTCTCCCGTCTTTGGAAAAACCTCTTCTAGCTCCTTCTTAAATTCCATGGCAGCCGCCTCATTATTGGTATGGGCAACGGCAATGCTGGTGCAAAGCCCTTCCGGATCGCCGAAGCGCTCCTCCATATCCTTTTTTGCGGCTGTGATCATCATGGTTTTGGCCTGCTTCATGGTTCTTGCCTTTGCAAAGGCGTCCAGTTTTTCTCCCTGAATGGTAAGAACCGGTTTAATCCTTAAAAATGTCCCTAAAAGAGCCGCTGCCGGAGTGATCCTTCCGCCTTTTTTTAAATATTCCAGCGTATCCAGGGTAATATAAATGGTAGATTCCATCTTTGTCTCTTCCAGCTTTTCCTTAATGGCAGCGGCGGTCATTCCTAAATCTGCCATCCTCCTGGCTTCCAGGACCGACTGCCTTTGAGTGACGGAAATTCTCTGGTTATTGACCACAAACACTTTTCCTTCGTAATCTTCCGTCAGCATAAGAGCCGTCTGACATGCACTGCTCAGCCCGCTGGACATGGGAATGTGGACGATTTCCTCATATTCCTCTAAAAGCCTGTTCCATAAATCCATAAGATCGGCCGGAGATGGCTGAGAGGTGGAAATATCCACTCCTTCCTCCAGCTTTTCATAGAAATCCTTCTGTGTCAGGCTGATATCTTCATAAAACGTATCCCCGGCCATCATAAACGGCATGGGTATTACGTAAACTCCAGCTTCTTCCCCCTGTCTCTGGGTAATTCCGCTGTTGCTGTCTGTTATAATAGCTACTTTCATTTCCATTCTCCTTTATTTCTGCAGGCAATGAGCCAAGGCAGCCTGTTCTTCTTCACCCGCAGATGTATAAAGCTGATAATACATTCCCCGCTTTAAAAGCAGCTCCTCGTGATTTCCCTCTTCCACAATTTTGTTGTCGGACAATACCAATATCCGATCCGCATTCTGGATGGTAGTAAGGCGGTGGGCAATGGTCAGCGTGGTACGGCCTACTGCCAGGCGGTCCAGGGACTGGGAAACCAGATGCTCGCTTTCGTTATCAAGAGCAGAGGTGGCCTCATCAAGGATCAGCACCTGGGGATTTTTAAGGAATACCCTGGCAATGCTGATGCGCTGCTTTTGTCCTCCTGAAAGCTTTACGCCCCGCTCTCCCACATAGGTTTCATAGCCGTCCTTAAGTCCCGTGATGAATTCATGGGCTCCGGCCAGTTTTGCCGCCTGGATCACATCATCCTTGGAAGCCCCTGGATGGCCGTATTCAATATTTTCAAAAACCGTTCCTGAAAACAGATAAACATCCTGCTGCACCACTCCTACAGCGCTTCTTAAGCTCTCCAGGGTTACATTCCTGATATCCTGGCCGTCAATAAGGATCTCCCCCTCCGTCGGATCATAGAAGCGGGGGATCAGGTTGCATAACGTGGTCTTTCCTCCTCCGGAAGGGCCCACAAGAGCTACCTTTTCTCCTGCTTTGATATCAAGGTTAATGCTGCTCAACACCGGATTGTGGTCATCCGGATATTCAAAGGATACCTGATGAAAGTTGATATTACCTTTTACATCATGGAGAGGCTTTGCTCCTTCTTCATCAAAGATGTCCACACTGGCATCCATCAGCTCCATAAAACGTTCAACTCCGGTCATTCCTCTCTGGAACTGTTCCGCAAATTCGATAATCCTGCGGATTGTAGCAAGCAATGTGGTCACATACAGGGTATAAGCCACCAGATCCCCTGGCTCTATGAGTCCCTTTACCATGAATATGCCGCCGGCAACGATGACTACCACATACATCAGACCGTCAAACATCCGGATGGTGTTCTGGAAAGCAGCCATGTATTTGTAGGTTTTCCGTTTGATCTCTAAAAACTCCAGATTATCCCGGTTGAATTTTTCAATCTCGATCTTTTCATTGGCAAATGCCCGGACTACCCGGTTTCCAAGCAGGCTGTCCTCGATCCTGGCATTCAGCTCACCGATGTGGTTCCTCTGATGCTTAAAAGCCTTTCTCACCTGCAGATTAAAGTAGGTACAGGATACCCCCATAACCGGAATCAGCAGGAAAATGATAAGGGTCAGAGGGAGATTGATCCCTGAAAGGATAATAAAGGATACCACTGTCTTCAAGAAGGCAATGAAGAATTCCTCCGGGCAGTGGTGGGCAAATTCCGTCACGTCAAATAAATCACTGGTGATCCTTGACATGATCTGTCCGACCTTTGTATTGTTAAAATAGTTATCCGACAGCTTCTGCAAATGGGCAAATGCATCCTGCCTCATGTCGGTCTCAATGGCTGCTCCCATGACATGGCCTGTGTAAGCCATGTAGAAGCTGGCCATTCCGTCTATGATCCTGAGGCCAAAATAAAGGGCGCCGATCCCGATGATCATACGAACCGTAAGTGACGTCATATCTCTTAACCCCTGATTGGTAATATAACGTAAGATCAAAGGCAATACCATCTCACAGATAGTGGTAAGCGACGCACAGAATAAATCCATGACCATGACTTTCGTATATTTTTTATAGTAGGGCACAAAGCGTTTTAACAATGTGCCCGTTTTCATCTCGTTTTGTTTCATATAATCCTCTACTCTGTAATCTTAATATTTTTAATAAGCCCCAAAGCCCAATCCTGTTCTCCCGGCTTTCTGCTCACAACATTAATATTCATGCGCTGTTCCTTATAAAGCACCTGCGCGGACATCTTATAAAGGATTTCCTCTTCCTTCTCCTCGGGCTCATAAAAAGCCACCCGGGCTTTGGCTTTTCCTAAATCAAAATCCTGGATTTCCGGCCCTTTTCCCTGTTCAAACCACTGCTTTTTAAACTCGGCCTTACGCCCTTCAAAAACCGCCGCGTAGATGTAATAATCATGGCCTCCATACTCTTCACCGTCATAGTAGTGGTCCATGCTGGCGCTATTTGCCTCATCATAAAGAAAATTTCCCGGGATCCCAAAGCTCATGTTGCCGATCTTCCGGTAGACCAGATGCTTTCTGCATCCAATGGAAACCTCCTCCGGAAAGGACGACACGCCTTCTAAATCCACAGGAACATGGCCGTCAAGGCTGCATACCTCCAAATACTCCTTCTTGGGGAATGGGAGCCTGTGGTCCATGGAAAGCGCAGTTTCAAGGAGCTTGATGATCTCCTGGTTTACCTGCTCATCCTGCTTGCTGCGGACTGACGGCATGAAATAGCAGAATTGGTGAAGCAGAACCATGGCGCTGTTTCTGTAAAAATAAGCATCTTTTTCTAATTCATTCCATACAAAAAAATCCCTGGCAAAAGCAACGCCTATACCAGAATGCATCATCCCTTTTATCTCTTTAAAAGAAAATGACCGAATATGGGTGACCAGTTTCCCCTCCTGACGGTCCGGTATATAATAAACCGCAGGCCAGCAAAACATGTACTCCCCATCCCCGCTCCATCCGGACACCAGCTTCATAAGATCAGAAAACCACTGGTAAAAGTACTTCTGTCTCATGGCAAGAAAGTCCCTTTTTATAAAATATCCGGTCCTGTCCCCGAGCCTAAGCCTGAGCTTTTCTTTTTTGGCCAGCCGCTCCAGAAAATCGATGGCCGCTGCATGGAAACCAGGACCGGCAATGTTCGTCTGGCTTTCTCCCTGGAGCTTGCTCCTGCTCCACTTAAGCCAGACATAGCCTTCCTGGCATAGCTGTACAATCAAAAATCCTTCGATCCGAAAGCAGCGGTAGCCCATTTCCTTTGCCAGTTCTTTTGCCATACCCTCCGCTGACTGGTGATTCCAGTCTATACCTGAAAATATTTTTTTCTTTGGCTCCAAAGAAAATCTGATTCGAATACTCATCTGAAAACCTTCCTAAGATATCTTTCTCTATTCTATCTTATTTTCAATAGAAATGGAAGCATAAAACGAATATGGACGAATTTAATTTTCCGGTTTCCATATGATTTCTATGTATTTCGCCTCAAAAAAGCAAAAAATCAGGGCTGCCCAGTGCAGCCACTGGAAAGCCCCGATTTTTCTTTGGCATAATTTACTTCATAATGCAGCAGCTCCACAGCCTGAATTTATTTCACAAGTAAAGATTTTCCTGTCATATCTTTTGGCTGTTCTAATCCCATGAGTTCAATCAGGGTAGGAGCAATGTCTGCCAGACAGCCGCCTTCTCTCAGCTTATAGGCTGGATCTGCATTTACCAGGATAAACGGAACCGGGTTGGTGGTATGAGCGGTAAAGGGTTCTCCTGTCTCATAGTCCAAAAGCTGTTCTGCGTTTCCATGATCAGCGCAGATGAACAGAACTCCATTGGTTTCCCTGATGGCTTCCACGGTTCTTCCCACACATGCATCCACAGTTTCAATGGCCTTGATGGCCGCGTCTTCGATTCCCGTATGTCCAACCATATCCGGGTTTGCAAAGTTAATGATGATCACATCATATTTTCCGGATTTGATCGCCTCTACCAGCTTATCGCAAACAATGGGAGCGCTCATCTCAGGCTGCAGGTCATAGGTGGCAACCTTTGGAGATGGAACCAGGATCCTGTCCTCTCCCTTATTGGGCTCTTCCACACCTCCGTTAAAGAAAAAGGTTACATGGGCATATTTTTCAGTTTCAGCAATTCTGGCCTGTGTCATGTCATTCTGGGCCAAAAATTGACCGAAGGTATTTAAAATAGCTTCCTTTTTGAAAGCAACCAGCTTGTTTTTAATAGTCTCATCGTAATCCGTAAAGCATACATAGGTCAGGTTCAGGCGCTTTTCTCTTGGAAATCCCTTGAACTCATCATCACAGAAGGCTCTTGTTATTTCTCTTGCCCGGTCAGGACGGAAGTTAAAGAAGATCACAGAATCACCGTCTTTTACCGCAGCAACCGGTTCTTCAGCCTCTGTCACAACAAAAGGTTCCACAAACTCGTCGAAAACCTCTTTATCATAGGAAGCCTGGATCCCGGCAGAAGCTGATTCTGCATGATTTCCTTCACCCTTTGTCAGAGCATTGTATGCCTTTTCCACGCGGTCCCAGCGGTTATCCCTGTCCATTGCATAGTAACGGCCCATAACAGAAGCCACTTTTCCTGTGCCGATCTCCTTCATCTTTGCTTCCAGCGCTTCCACGAAGCTCTTTCCGGATGCAGGAGGCGTATCACGTCCGTCCAGGAAGCAATGAACATAGACCTTGTCCAGGCCGTTTCTCTTTGCCAACTCTAAAAGGCCGTAAATATGGGTGTTATGGCTGTGCACTCCGCCGTCGGATACCAGGCCCCACATATGGAGGGCAGACCCGGATTTCTTGCAGTTTTCCACTGCCTGTAAAAATTCCGGCACCTCAAAAAAGTCGCCGTCATTGATTGATTTTGTAATCCTGGTAAGTTCCTGATATACAATACGGCCTGCGCCCATATTCAAATGTCCTACCTCAGAGTTACCCATCTGTCCGTCAGGAAGACCTACTGCCAGTCCGCTGGCATTTCCCTTAACAAAAGGGCACTGGCTCATAAGCTGATCCATGATCGGGGTCTTGCCTTCACAAACAGCGTTATGGTCGCAGTTATCATTTAATCCATAACCATCAAGTATCATTAATACAATCGGTTTTCTGCTCATAACTAGTTCTCCTTTTTTCTTCTTCATTCTATTGTAATAGAAGCATCTTACTACGATATCGTTATGCCTCAAAAGCGTTGGAAATCATTGTCTCGCCATTTATATTTTACATGATTTGCCCATTTCTTGCAACCGGTGAATGATGAAATAATAACAGGGCTCCGGCGCCTGCTTTTTGCCATGAGGAAAAGCTGCCGTCCCCCACCGTTTAAGGAAGGGAGGCAGCAGCTTTTACCCGTTTATTTGTTGTAATTTACGATTTTTCCAAACTCTGGCTTTAAGGATGCTCCGCCAACCAGGCCGCCGTCAATATCAGGCTGTGTAAACAGTTCCGGTGCGCTTGCGGCAGATACGGAACCGCCGTACTGAATGCGGATGGCTTCTGCTGTTGCTTTGTCGTAGATTTCAGCGATGCATGCACGAATGGCACCGCAGACCTCCTGTGCCTGCTCGGTGGTGGCTACTTTTCCCGTACCGATCGCCCAGATCGGCTCATAAGCGATAACCGCATTTGCCGCATTCTCTGCCGTTATGTTTAAGAAAGCGATCTTAATCTGCTGGCGGATCCAGTCAATGGTGATTCCCTGTTCTCTCTGGGTCAGTGTTTCTCCGCAGCAAACGATAGGAGTAATGCCGTATTCAAAGGCCTTAAGAACTTTTTTGTTCACAGTTTCATCTGTTTCCGCAAAGTATTCCCTTCTTTCGGAATGGCCGATCACAACGTATTTCACGCCTGCATCCTTTAACATGGCAGGAGAAATCTCTCCGGTGTAAGCCCCTTTATCCTCATAATACATATTTTCAGCACCAATGTTAATATTGGTTCCCTTTGCAGCCTCTATAGCGGGCATAATATCAATAGCCGGAACGCAGAAAACAACGTCTGCTTCATCATTTGCCACCAGAGGCTTTAAGGTATTCACCAGCTCTACCGCTTCGGTGGGAGTCATATTCATTTTCCAGTTACCTGCAATAATTTTCTTTCTGGACATAGTATCAACCTTCCTTTATGTTCGACATTCAGAAGACCGTGATCTCCTGTTTGCAAGACCCGGACAGTCCTGCTTTGTCCGGGCCGGTATCGTGAATTGAATTTATTTATTGTCTGCTGCAGCCACGCCCGGCAGCTCCTTGCCTTCCAGGAATTCAAGGGAAGCGCCTCCGCCTGTGGAGATATGGCTCATCTTATCAGCAAAACCAAGTCTCTTAACCGCATTCACGGAGTCACCGCCTCCGATAACCGTAGTGGCGTCGGAAAGCTCCGCAACCGCACGGCATACCTCTAAGGTACCTTCCGCAAAATTAGAGAATTCAAATACACCCATCGGTCCGTTCCAAACAACAGTCTTGGCGCCCTTTAAGGCATCCTTGAAAAGTTCAATGGTTTTTGGTCCGATATCAAATCCTGACCAGCCTGAATCAATAACACTTACTACCTTTCTTTCGGTATCATTGGAAAACTCCCTGCCTTCCACGTTATCTACCGGAAGCAGCAGCTTTACGCCCTTATTCTCAGCCTTTTTAATCATCTCTAATGCATAGTCAAGCTTATCTTCTTCACATAAGGAATTTCCGATTTCCTTGCCCTGAGCCTTTGCAAAGGTATATGCCATGCCGCCGCCGATGATCAGTGTATCAACCTTATCAAGCAGGTTATTGATCACATTGATCTTATCGGAAACCTTTGCTCCTCCCAGGATTGCCACGAAAGGACGCACTGGATTTTCAACTGCCTGGCCCAGGAATTTGATTTCCTTTTCCATCAGGTAGCCAACCACATTGGTCGTTGTATATTTGG
The nucleotide sequence above comes from Lacrimispora sp. BS-2. Encoded proteins:
- a CDS encoding GerMN domain-containing protein, which encodes MKRLSGILFHPVKRCVFLLLACSLCLTGCHGRKAKGTENAGDVYQIYYLNSAMTKMEPQEYHMPQKPEGDLEDVTDWRIRNLMEQLRTVPKDLDRQAAVPDKVGFERYKLEDTVLYLYFDNNYAMMNATREILCRSSLVRTLTQVKGVDYVAVYTAEQPLMDSSGSPVGPMANSDFIDNISNVNSYEKTELPLYFSDDTGEKLVKETREVVHNVNTSLEKLVIEQLIAGPGRPGMNPTLPKDTKLLNVSVNENICYINFDSAFLNNTLEVKEYIPIYSIVNSLAAASSINKVQITVGGSQEVMFRDSISLNQFFERNLDYNAENEEVPNDIGGTEQ
- a CDS encoding phosphoglycerate kinase, whose product is MLNKKTVDDLTGLQGKKVLVRCDFNVPLKEGVIQNFNRIDGAVPTIKKLLDQGARVILCSHLGKPKGEPVPEMSLEPVAPALSERLGVEVKFVNDPKVTGPETRKTAEELKDGEVLLLQNTRYRVEETKYGKDESAEAYAKELSSLCDGIFVNDAFGTAHRAHCSNVGVTKYTTTNVVGYLMEKEIKFLGQAVENPVRPFVAILGGAKVSDKINVINNLLDKVDTLIIGGGMAYTFAKAQGKEIGNSLCEEDKLDYALEMIKKAENKGVKLLLPVDNVEGREFSNDTERKVVSVIDSGWSGFDIGPKTIELFKDALKGAKTVVWNGPMGVFEFSNFAEGTLEVCRAVAELSDATTVIGGGDSVNAVKRLGFADKMSHISTGGGASLEFLEGKELPGVAAADNK
- a CDS encoding ABC transporter ATP-binding protein — its product is MKQNEMKTGTLLKRFVPYYKKYTKVMVMDLFCASLTTICEMVLPLILRYITNQGLRDMTSLTVRMIIGIGALYFGLRIIDGMASFYMAYTGHVMGAAIETDMRQDAFAHLQKLSDNYFNNTKVGQIMSRITSDLFDVTEFAHHCPEEFFIAFLKTVVSFIILSGINLPLTLIIFLLIPVMGVSCTYFNLQVRKAFKHQRNHIGELNARIEDSLLGNRVVRAFANEKIEIEKFNRDNLEFLEIKRKTYKYMAAFQNTIRMFDGLMYVVVIVAGGIFMVKGLIEPGDLVAYTLYVTTLLATIRRIIEFAEQFQRGMTGVERFMELMDASVDIFDEEGAKPLHDVKGNINFHQVSFEYPDDHNPVLSSINLDIKAGEKVALVGPSGGGKTTLCNLIPRFYDPTEGEILIDGQDIRNVTLESLRSAVGVVQQDVYLFSGTVFENIEYGHPGASKDDVIQAAKLAGAHEFITGLKDGYETYVGERGVKLSGGQKQRISIARVFLKNPQVLILDEATSALDNESEHLVSQSLDRLAVGRTTLTIAHRLTTIQNADRILVLSDNKIVEEGNHEELLLKRGMYYQLYTSAGEEEQAALAHCLQK
- the tpiA gene encoding triose-phosphate isomerase produces the protein MSRKKIIAGNWKMNMTPTEAVELVNTLKPLVANDEADVVFCVPAIDIMPAIEAAKGTNINIGAENMYYEDKGAYTGEISPAMLKDAGVKYVVIGHSERREYFAETDETVNKKVLKAFEYGITPIVCCGETLTQREQGITIDWIRQQIKIAFLNITAENAANAVIAYEPIWAIGTGKVATTEQAQEVCGAIRACIAEIYDKATAEAIRIQYGGSVSAASAPELFTQPDIDGGLVGGASLKPEFGKIVNYNK
- the gpmI gene encoding 2,3-bisphosphoglycerate-independent phosphoglycerate mutase — its product is MSRKPIVLMILDGYGLNDNCDHNAVCEGKTPIMDQLMSQCPFVKGNASGLAVGLPDGQMGNSEVGHLNMGAGRIVYQELTRITKSINDGDFFEVPEFLQAVENCKKSGSALHMWGLVSDGGVHSHNTHIYGLLELAKRNGLDKVYVHCFLDGRDTPPASGKSFVEALEAKMKEIGTGKVASVMGRYYAMDRDNRWDRVEKAYNALTKGEGNHAESASAGIQASYDKEVFDEFVEPFVVTEAEEPVAAVKDGDSVIFFNFRPDRAREITRAFCDDEFKGFPREKRLNLTYVCFTDYDETIKNKLVAFKKEAILNTFGQFLAQNDMTQARIAETEKYAHVTFFFNGGVEEPNKGEDRILVPSPKVATYDLQPEMSAPIVCDKLVEAIKSGKYDVIIINFANPDMVGHTGIEDAAIKAIETVDACVGRTVEAIRETNGVLFICADHGNAEQLLDYETGEPFTAHTTNPVPFILVNADPAYKLREGGCLADIAPTLIELMGLEQPKDMTGKSLLVK
- a CDS encoding DegV family protein, yielding MKVAIITDSNSGITQRQGEEAGVYVIPMPFMMAGDTFYEDISLTQKDFYEKLEEGVDISTSQPSPADLMDLWNRLLEEYEEIVHIPMSSGLSSACQTALMLTEDYEGKVFVVNNQRISVTQRQSVLEARRMADLGMTAAAIKEKLEETKMESTIYITLDTLEYLKKGGRITPAAALLGTFLRIKPVLTIQGEKLDAFAKARTMKQAKTMMITAAKKDMEERFGDPEGLCTSIAVAHTNNEAAAMEFKKELEEVFPKTGEIYVDNLSLSVSCHIGPGALAIACTKRLDV
- a CDS encoding ATP-binding protein; its protein translation is MFQIRLFNQKHAISLRVTLIIALLVVGTIPVFIQNLVMLGTYRQNLIESRMQDIQNQCWILSNKMTRIGYLTMEPRDPLLDNEMSVKADMFNGRIVVVNRNFRIISDTFSLSTGKLNVSEEVIRCFDGENGSKYNFEKHYSALTIPIYSNSQEKEIAGVMIVTASTEDLLNRVSTMSEKGAFLQLMIFSVLAIFVFLLAKLLTKPFRELQRRLNRAAEGNLDENISPYAYKETLQITETINLTLKKLKAVDQSREEFVSNVSHELKTPITSIRVLADSLMGMEDVPAELYREFLSDISDEIERENKIIDDLLSLVRMDKTAGGNLNIAQVNINGLMELILKRLRPIAGKRNVELTFESIREVIADVDEMKLSLALSNLVENAIKYNVEGGWVRVTLDADHKFFYVKVADSGIGISEEFQEHVFERFYRVDKARSRETGGTGLGLSITKKIVLMHQGALKLQSKEGEGATFTVRIPLTYIS